A window of Variovorax sp. HW608 genomic DNA:
CTGTGCCGCCGCAGCCAGAGCCACGACCTGCCTTGGCGACGCATGTATCGCTTGATGGCGCGCTGGCTGCCTGTCCCGAACATCTGCCACCCCTACCCGAACCAGCGTCTGATCGTCATGACCCAAGGCAGGAGCCGTATGCGGTAGCTCCGCACGTACGGATCTGTGGAGGGGGTGTTGGGTGACTGACATTCCTACTCTGACTGCTCAGATACAGGAAAATCGTAGCGTCGATGCTGTATAAAGTAAAGCATGAGTACCCCTCGCATCGGAAAGCCTGTTCGCGGGTCCGCCACCGGACGTCCCATCATGGTGGCGCTCGACCTGCTTGGTCGGCGCACCGCTTTGCGTGTGCTTTGGGAACTGCGCGGAGAGCCGCTGACTTTCAGGGCTCTTCAGGATGCCTGTGAGACGAATACGAGGCTGCTCAACACCCGTTTGACCGAATTGAAGGAGGCCGGCCTTGTCGAGCACGCGGAGGGAGGGTATCGGCTGACCGATGAAGGCAGACGCCTTGCGAAAGCACTCCAGCCGCTTTCAAAGTGGGCTGACCAATGGGGTCTTCGACAAGGCCAAAGATTGCCTTGACGCTCGAACATCTATGGCAAAGTTCGGCCACGACCAGCCATTCGCCAGCGTCCGTTACGCGGCCTTGCCGTGAACCAGAGACTTGCCCGCCCCGGGGTGCGTGGTCCACATGGTCGCACGCGCCACGGGTCAACCTGGACCAAGCCGCGGCGCGAGCGCCAACTCCCACGCGGCTCCGGCCGACACCACCCAGCCGCCGGTCGGCTCTGGGAAATGCGTGCCAAGCACCAGCACGTTGCGGTCGGCCTGCTCGGCCAGGAAGCGCCGCCGCGTCAGGCGCGCCATTGCAGGGTCCACGTCAAATCTCGTGGCCCGGTCGGGTTCGCAGCACTGCACCGGGTGGTGCATCAAGTCTCCGGTGATCACGGCTTCGTGTCCTTGCGAGCGGATGCGCACGCTCACATGCCCCGGCGTGTGGCCGGGCGTTGGCTCAAGGCGCACTTCCGAGGTCAGCGAGTGGTCGGTCTCCACCCATTCCACTAGACCCGCGTCGATGACGGGCTGGACCGAATCGACCATCGCTTGTTGGTTG
This region includes:
- a CDS encoding winged helix-turn-helix transcriptional regulator, with the translated sequence MVALDLLGRRTALRVLWELRGEPLTFRALQDACETNTRLLNTRLTELKEAGLVEHAEGGYRLTDEGRRLAKALQPLSKWADQWGLRQGQRLP